The following are from one region of the bacterium genome:
- a CDS encoding S41 family peptidase, with the protein LKDNGRATIIGTKTFGKGSVQTVIDLDDGSGLKITVAFYRTPSGRIINDQGIVPDIVVAAKSPEVAAKEAAAKSLADKVAPVEGDEEKENEKDEEEAKQKPAEKPPLVDYQKEKAIDFLKSKITSKKS; encoded by the coding sequence CTCAAGGACAACGGAAGGGCGACGATCATCGGCACGAAGACGTTTGGAAAGGGCTCCGTGCAGACGGTGATAGATCTGGACGACGGCTCGGGGCTGAAGATCACCGTGGCGTTCTACCGAACCCCCAGCGGCAGGATAATAAACGATCAGGGCATAGTCCCCGACATCGTCGTCGCCGCGAAATCGCCGGAGGTTGCGGCGAAGGAGGCTGCTGCAAAGTCGCTCGCGGACAAGGTCGCCCCGGTCGAGGGCGATGAGGAGAAGGAGAACGAGAAGGACGAGGAAGAGGCGAAACAGAAGCCGGCGGAGAAGCCTCCCCTCGTGGACTATCAAAAAGAAAAGGCGATCGATTTCCTGAAATCGAAAATCACATCAAAGAAAAGCTGA